Genomic window (Mus caroli chromosome 14, CAROLI_EIJ_v1.1, whole genome shotgun sequence):
TGAGCTTCCTCCACCTCTGACAGCTTGTCATCATCTGTAGTTAAGAAGACACAGAACCTTACTCCATGTCACCTACATTTTGTGCCTAGTAATGCATGAGAAGTTTTATTTTGCATtagcaaatatatttaaatcaagATGGAAAAATGACAAGTTATGGCTGCAAACGGCCCACATCATTGTTTCGTTTTTTAAAACCAGGCAAAGGCACACCTTGTTGAGCCTAATGACTTGAGCTCGATCTGGAAAGCACAGGGTAGAAGAAGATAACGTTtccttgacctctggccttcatatgcaCAACATGGTTATGTATGCagcccctctgcaacccccccaACGTAACTgttatatttgattatttttacatattattaaGAGCATATAATTTGTGTGAtagatttcattaaaaacaaaggaactagccgggcgtggtggcacacgcctttaatcccagcacttgggaggcagaggcaggcggatttctgagttcgaggccagcctggtctacaaagtgagttNNNNNNNNNNNNNNNNNNNNNNNNNNNNNNNNNNNNNNNNNNNNNNNNNNNNNNNNNNNNNNNNNNNNNNNNNNNNNNNNNNNNNNNNNNNNNNNNNNNNNNNNNNNNNNNNNNNNNNNNNNNNNNNNNNNNNNNNNNNNNNNNNNNNNNNNNNNNNNNNNNNNNNNNNNNNNNNNNNNNNNNNNNNNNNNNNNNNNNNNNNNNNNNNNNNNNNNNNNNNNNNNNNNNNNNNNNNNNNNNNNNNNNNNNNNNNNNNNNNNNNNNNNNNNNNNNNNNNNNNNNNNNNNNNNNNNNNNNNNNNNNNNNNNNNNNNNNNNNNNNNNNNtatagccctggctgtcctggaactcactctgtagaccaggctggcctcaaactcagaaatctgcctgcctctgcctcccaagtgctgggattaaaggcttgaagTTTTCTTATTGCTAGACATATATGTAAAGCACAAATGACCACAAAAAAATCACTGTTCTTCTGTTTGTATACATAAAGTTCAACAGATGAGGGTTTCTAATGCCATCCAGATATACCACTCGATTCTGGAGGTAGACTCTCTCAGCGAAGGATTCCCCGACCATGTACAATCTCCATAGGCAGTAACTTTGGAATGTTTTTTCACTTACTCTCCAATGTCTGTTGAAGTTCATGGATGGTACTAAGAAGAACGTGAAATTGTTTCCGCCTCAATTCCAGCTGTGTTAAGAAGAAAACAACTTATATAAGTTTGTCTCtaaatacacacacgcacatacaaacaaacatgtagagaataacatatatattcaaataccTTATCTTCAACACTTTCTTTAATATGTGAGAGATGCTCTAATTCTTTGCCCAGAGCCTCTAGCTCCCTAGggggacaaaataaaacaaaacaatgtcatATTTTGCTACTTAAGGGAAAATGTAAATAGTATTTTGGCCACAAaataatattctgaaaataaaagggttttgagagatggctcagcagttaagagcacttgctcctaTTTCAGAAGACCAAGGTTCTTTCTATTCCTAGTACCCAcgcagtggctcacaactgtctgtaactctagtcacagggatctggtgccctcttctggctgccatgggcaccaggcatgcaagtggtacccatacatatatatgtatgcataacacccattaaagaaaaaggaatccAAGATTTTGAAACTGAGGATGATTTCCTAGCTCCTAAATTATATTatagatacaaattttaaaataacaaaaaatataatttcataatttattttagacACATCTATTTGTATCACTGAATAATATACAGTATTAGCATAAAATATTTGAgggagtttttaattttcataaatgaTGTTTCAGAAAGTGTCTTTTCattaagtgtctttttttttgtactgTTTGTGTATCTTCAGCTGTTTTAAAGATGTGCATGTAGCATAATCTTTATTGGTATTCAATACTCTGTTATagtaagagaataaaataaacatatccaTTTGCTCTGGGGGCACATTACACACATGTTCTGAACCAATAGGGAGTGAGCCGAAGATAGTAAGGCAGCGTAAGACCACGTGATACTAAAGGGTGACCCTTCCTCTGGGTGGCGGTGTTATCTGAGAATGTAGTGTGCAGCGTAGTTCTTCAGCACTTCGCTTGAAGGCCAGCTCCCTGTAAAGCTCTACACTCACTTCAGTGTCTCATGCCTGTCTGGGTGATGCTGGATCACTTTGGCCAAAGCATCATATtctgaaagacaagaaaatatttgccaaatTAAGCCACTTTTTTAACCTGGGTTACCAAAAAGAAATGTGTAAATGAAAATAACTCTTATTCACTTTCTTAAGGAAATGACAATAATGTGGTCTttgcacatgcctttgatcccagcacttgggaggcagaggcagaagccaaGGCCAGTGGATCTGTttgctccaggctagcctgatctaaATAAAtagcaagttttaggacagccaggaaaaattacacagaaaaattctgtcttgaaaaagaccaaaaaacaaagcaaaagcaagaaaccaaaccaaaccaacaaagcaAATCCCTCAATTCAGTCATAAGCACATCATAACGACCTCATGTTCCAAGCAGGGGTCCTCACTCTCACTTCCGGTGTTCCAGTCATGTGACAGAATGAGAAGTGGGCAGCAGCGCAAACAAGACTTAGGATCACCATCAAATGACTGATTCAAAAGTTCCTAACTTCCTCACACCCtcgccaaaacaaacaaaaaaacaccgaAGAAAATACATCTTTCTGGACCAGTTTCATAAATCTTACATTCTATGAATCTAAGCTATAAAACCTCACAATTATCAAATAACagcattttctatttctgtttagtttttcacAATGTTGTCATAGTTATGGTtattctgtctgtttgtcttcctttctctttcatctgtCTACCTATTTAATTTAGAGCTAAATTTCTACTAGACCCAATTATGATATTAActgattgattcattcattcattcagaggTAAGTTTCCACTaaacccaggctgacctagaatcTGTAACCTTCATGCCTTAGCCAAGCGATGGGAGTTCAAGAATGTACCATaacaaacactttaaaaacattGCTCTTTATCTTTTCCCAATTTATGTAATAGGAGCAATATTCCTACTATTAATttccactgggcagtggtggcacatgcctttaatctcagcacttgggaggcagaggcaggcggatttctgagttaaaggccagcctggtctacagagtgagttccaggacagccagggctacaaagagaaaccctgtctcagaaaaccaaaaaaaaaaaaaaaaaaaaaaaaaaatccagggctagagagatggctcagtagttaagagcatataCTAATGTGTTACAAAACCCAATTTAGTTTTCAGCACTCATGTGTAGTTCACAACTGCCTCAAATCCAGGGATAAgatggcctccatgggcacctgctcTCCGCTGTACAGAGACACATGTatgacattaaaattatattcagataGCCAGATAGGATATTAAGTGAAGGATATTCTAACTTAAGAGATTAGAATAAAACTaaactttatttctgtctttaatatgtctatgtttattttatttttatatatctatgtgtattgGAGTGCTATGGCACAGTGAGGGACtcacttttctccttctaccacgtgggtcctagGGCTTAAGCTCAGGGCGTCACGCTTGATGGCAAGTGTTCTTGCCCACTGGGCCAACTTGCTGTCTCTTCACTTTAAATTTGCTATTAGGTAATTCTGTGGAtaatgtttgtttgctttgtgaatAAAAAAACGttaaatttcttttccattttctttttctgaaagtaGTTTCATTAAACTAGCAAATAAACACCTCAGTCTGTCATATTGTTCACATTTGGAGATTAACTGTAACACTGCTTAGGAAAAGAATCTGAAGATAgtaaaaaatactgaaatattctTGGATAAACAATAAAACTCATCAGAATAAAATCTTTTTCATCACACCTTGCCTTCTCTATATAGTTAAGTAACAGAGGTTTAAGTATAAGTGTAATTGTAATTTTTGTAAATTGATTCATGTTGCAGAAATTACCTTTCAATATTAAAAAACttaacttgaaatcaggaatatCTGCAACCTAAGTCCTTCAAATTCTTACCTTGTCGATTTTTTCGTATTCGTTTTGCTTGAAGAATCTGCTTTTTACACTCAGCAATTTTTTCATGTGCTCCAGCAATActacattctatttttaaaaaaggtagtTATAATAACATATATAACCTGTGCTTTTAAATAGACATTCCACTGATAACACAATAGACAATGACATTCTAAAAATACCTACAACACGAAGTGCTGCATGTTATTACTCAACACTGTGGCTGCTGACAGCAGACTCTTAATTACTGATATTTTACTACAATCCACATATTGTTATCAGATAGCTTTAAACCACAAAAATACAATTCCAGAAAGAATTACTATGTTTAcctatttctttgtatattttttcataattttccatttctctgagaTTCATATCATATACCAGCAATGTTTTGCCCATTGAAAATTCACACTGGGACAGAGTGCTCAGCATGCGTTGGTACTGGCTATacctatgaaaaagaaaaagggaatcAAAAGGAATTGTAAACTAAACCAAGTTCTGACAGAATTGCTTAACTTAAAATAGCTTAGAACATCCACTCTTACTATTTTCTTTGCTAGAATGATGTAAGTGAATTTATAAGTTGTTCTGGTTACAAAAGCAAAATGAGACTGCTGTGCTCATCTTATCTAAACAATTTGTTTGCATCTTAAATCACCCCTAACTATATTTTGACTAAGAGTTTTTTCAGAATTCTGTTCTCATAATTTTCATACTTAAGCAGAAAGTAAATCCAGCAAAATTAGTATAAAATTAGTATGTAATTATTAGTatgtatgatggtttgtatattctctgaccagggagtggcaccatctggaggtgtggcctggctggaataggtgtgtcactgtgggtgtaggcttaatactctcatcctagttgcctggaagtcagtcttccactagcagcctatggatgaagacagaattctcagctctgcctgtgccaggcctgcctggatgctgccatgctcctaccttgatgataatggactgaacctctgaacctgtaagccagccccaattaaatgttgtttttataagacttgccttggtccatggtgtctgttcacagcagtaaaaccctaactaatacagtatgTAATTATTAGTATATAATTATTTTGCAGCAACTTAAATATTaacttaacaaagaaaaaaacccttccTTTAGCGATACTTAGCAAATACTGATTTGCTAAAAGTAATCAAAttaagcctgagtttgatcttcatttcttcttttactaATGTCCTTTCTGCATATTATACAAACATAAAGGTGACTCCAAATAgaagaacagaaaaaacaaaaacaaacaaataaataaaccaaacttCTGATCAGTCTAGAGGTGGCCGCACTCGACAGATAAGGTAAATTGAACTATTTAGCATGGTCTTAATAAAGTTCCAGCAGGATACTGATACAGAAACATCAGTGGAATAAAGTACCCTTCCTCTTGGGATCCAGAGTTGCACCATTTAATGAAGCTTTTCACGAGGAGATTAATTCTCCGATCATCCCCAGCACCATCTCCATCAATCAGAAGACGTTTCCTTATAACTTCGTCTGGAGGAAAAAAGATGAATGAGAATTAAAACGAACATTTGGTTCTGAGCAACTCTCAAGACAAAAGTATATAACTACTCATTTgctcaatgaaaagaaaattactgaaaaataaatacatttaatgcCATCAGTTGAGGCAAACactaaaatgataaattttacaTGCATCTTGACACaattaaaaatctttcttctatttttttcttcaaagaaaagtgattgtcCGGGGTATATCTGCCTGTCCTAGGGGCTGAGGTCTTAGGTAAAACTCTACCCTCACAATTGGCATTCTATGGGTTGTTGAGAGGACATTTTCAGGTACATCAGAAAGGCTAAGTCAATAATTGTTAAGAGAACTACTTTTgaagcaaaaaaaggaaaaaaaaaatgaaaagaagaaaaaagctgtCTAAACTAAAGGAAGCCAGAACTGTGCAGATCTTCAGCTAAGTAAGGCATTGACAGAAAGAACTGAGAAAGTTTCCTTCCATGTAGTATCAAGTTACAAAAAAAGAGTAacagggcagagagaaaggaagattcaTGAAGTAACACAATTTCCTTGTCAAACACTCTAAAACAACACTGTCTCATCCTTTCTTAGAGCCCGTGCAGGCTGACCTGCAGGTCACTGTGCAGCCTCTGCTGCCACAAGACGGATCCTGACTTCAGGGTCTCATTTTTTGCACCAATGCAAAGAGAAAATAGAACATAAAAGTAGTGCAAAATGATGCTGAGAACAAATGGGGTTCAATCAGCctgagctaatgtgtgtgtgtgtgtatgcatgtatgtatttaatgtatgtagTGCGTACAtagtcactgtcttcaggcataccagaagggggcatcgtatcccattacagatggttgttagccaccatgtggttgctaggaattgaactcagggcctctggaagagcagtcagtgctcttaaccatctctccagcccctgagctaGTGCTCGTACCAGAACCAAGTAGTGCTGGGCTACAATCACAAAGGCAAATGGAGAAAAATCATTTCCTTCTACCAGATCATAACTCAGTAATCAAACTGTTGCCAAGACCTCCATCACTGTACTTACTGTTACATGTGTAGACGTGGATACAGTTAATCATGTTACACACCTGTGGACGTTGATACAGTTAATCACGTTACACGTGTGGAAGTGGATACAGTTAATCACGTTACACGTGTGGACATGGATACAGTTAATCATGTTACACGTGTGGACGTGGATACAGTTAATCATGTTACACACGTGTGGACGTGGATAGTTAATCATGTTACACGTGCAGACGTGTATCATGATTATCATGCGTGAAAGGGGTACACTCATGCCCTGCCCCCAGAAAAAGTATTTTGAGTTTTGACCCAGGCTCTCAGTATAGATGCTGAGGAGGAACTTGCTCTGAAACTGTGGCAGAGGCTGGAACTGCGGAGACGCAGCACCATGCACAGCAGACATTAAGAGATGTTTTTAGCAGTGTTGTTTGCAGTACAATGCCTGCAGACCTAAACATTGAGGCTTGTTAAATTATGATGCACTCAAATAATATTAGGAGGATAATGCCAAAACAACCTCTTTAGATAATTAAAGTAACTTCTGAGAAGCAGAGGATGTTGTccaatgtgtaaaaaaaaaaaagaaaaaagaaaatcgtGTATATAAGCATGTATACATTCAGAAAATATCTCTGAGGTAATCATGGGTAATGAACAATATTAATGATTGTTTCTGATAAGCAGATTACagatagaaatgaaaaatgattttcttagatactgttttaatcatttttgtttattgtctgggttttcactttcttttaaacTAAATTCATTATGTTTTGAATACAAATGTAAAGGATGAATATTCCTGGAGAGCCTCCATGCATCAACAGCAAAGTCTCTGACAAGAGCTCCACTGTGTAAGCATAAGGGTGTAAGCACAAGTGCAGTGGGGACAGGCCCACTATAGGAAGGACACCCCTAGCAGAAACCTTTAGAATAGCTTTCTTTGAAAAGTTGTTCAAAGTACAGATTTACCTGATCAtctaaatgtgttttaaaaatactaatgttTTCAAGCTTTAATTACCAAACAACTTGAAGAGATCAAGGTAAATAAGACATAGTCCTTAAAGAGATTAAAATGCAGAATttctgagtacacacacacactctcacacacacacttctgtcacacacacattttgggACAAGGTCTTGCCCTGAAAtttgctggcttcaaactcccagaAGTTGTTTGCTTCGGTCTGTCAAGTGCTGGAAGGAAAGGCACAGCTTGGGGCTGGAGCcatttcagtggttaagaatgcacactgctcttcctgaggaccccaGTCCAGTTCTCATCACCCACCTGGGATGTCAAACATAAAtgcagaaggaaacagagagggaCTAAATACCACCAATATCTTAAGTCTGctaactaaaaatatttaaactatgCTTTGTGATCATGCCAGCTGTACACTTTTAGTTCTGTGCATCATTACATATGAATGTAGTATTACTATTTGTAAAGGTTTTGCAAAATGTGCACAAGTCAAATAAATCATAATCAATAGCCCCAACCAACTTAACCTCCTCTGGTAGCTCAGACTATCCTGGTTCTGCCTTAGTCTCCTAATGGCTGTTACAGGGCTGAGGTACCATGACTGACTAACCTCAAGATCATTCtatttatcttccttccttccttccttccttccttccttccttccttccttccttccttccttccttccttcttcccccccacccctctctcttagagacagggtctctccgtGTAGTCTTGGTGGCCCTGGAACTCATTACGTAGACTAGTTTGCCCTTCAACTCACAGACATCATTCAGCCtttacctctggagtgctgggatagaaggcgtgagtcaccacacccagactGACTGCAGTATTTTGTAATTGGGTTTGATGCTTACAGAGGTCTTCTAAAGATCAATTAAATTAAGACCAACTCAATTAAACACTAACAAAGACTAGCACTTGTTTTCATTATCATAGCAACAATTACTCGTACAAAAGGTGTGAGCAATTTGTACACAGATGTGAGTGAATTCTGAGAATGGGAAACTTTGCACTTTTGGTGTTGAAATAGCACCCATTCAGCACACTGAGGTGTCTAGTTAGAAGGACATACACCTCAGAGGAGGTAGAATTTGACTGGCTCTTTATCAGTCCATTCCATTTTCTCACCTatgaatcccagtgctggggatgtggcttagcTCAGTGCTAGattacttgcttagcatgcaaaGGGCTCTTGGTTCAACCCCTAGtaacatgcatatgcacacagtgacacacatgcTACTGATATCTATGTTCCAGCATCTCTCCCTCTAATCTTCCCCTGAACCTAGCGCCTCATATTTATTGATTGCTTATTTAAAACTGACTGCAGTTCAATTTTCATTCCCCAAAGCAAAGGAAGGGGCACTTAACGAAGACACACTTCTCCATAGAGAAGTGGAAAGAGGTTAGCAAACAACTTCTGTGTTTAGGAATATTTACTAAACTTTAGTATGTGTTTGGTTCAATACAAAgtcttttataacttttattacatttcattttcaaaacaccACTCCATGGTAGCTTGTATTGTTTCTTCATCAACGCAGAAAATTGAGTCTCAAAGAAGCTAGGTAACCCCCACAAAGGGGAGAAGCTTGTAAATGTAAAGTGGGGCTTCCTGTGGCCTCCAAGGACTAGGGGGCTCAAGTTTCCTTCtctcaccaacagaatgcaatcCTCTTTTGGAGCAAGGCACAGAATCAACCAAGTCAGAAACCTAAGATAACCTCTGAGCTCCCGCATCTGAGTAGTCCTGACATTCTCTATGAGTTCTGTTCACTTTTTGAATTCCCTCAGTTGGAGTTTTGTCATATTGATCAAAGACCCCCTTACCTTCCACTAACCCACTGCAGAAGGGGCTAAGAACAGACCACACTAGCTGGGCTGAAATcggcctcagcagttaagagcatctggctgctctcccaaaggcACTGAGCTCAATCCCAGTACCTACATACCAGTTCACTACTACCTGCACCTTCTTCAGCCCCACAGGACTGAATACTCTTCTAGACTCTATTGGTTTTTAACTCACTGAAACTCTGTTATTTAATTCCTTTGGGTTCTGgattcatctataaaatgaggatAACTAGAACACTGTGCAACACATGCTGCAAAGTATTATATAAATGTTAGTGAAAGAGAGAGCGATTTCTGCAACCCCCTTCCCATTTCCTCAATATTCTCCAAAGAGTAGAATGGGTATGTGAATTGTAAACGCACATCTGGTGCTGAAGATGTGGATCAGGATGAGGATGTAAAACAGTTTTCTAATGAACAGGACTATGGGTTCTACTCTCAGCATTGCAAATAAAGAcatcaattaattaaataaaagcaaatgtgaTCACATCACAGTAACAGTTTAAAACTTTCAATGACTGGACGCTGTGACatgtgcctttagtcccagcacccaggaggcagaagcagggggaatctctgtgagttccaagacagctagagctacatagaaagaccttgtcacttttttctttctttctttttttttttttctttttgtttttttcgagacagggtttctctgcgtaggctggcctagaactcagaaatccgccagccctctgcctccctagtactgggattaaaggtgtgcgccaccactgcctggcaagaccttgtctcaaaaccaaaccaaataacaacaaaaaccctttcaCTGGCTTTTCCTGACCTTGGAAATTTCATGGTGTAAAGTTTTTCTAAGTTCTATAtgacatctttaatttcttttatcattttggCACTTGTACAAGTGGTTGgtcacttgtaattccagttttaAAACACCTATTTACCCTTcaaaggaagggggaaagcaAATTTGTCAAGTTTTCTAATCACCAGTAGAAAGACCAACAAccacctcagttcaattcccaggacccatctGGTGGAAGTAAAGAAGTGACTTCAGCAAGTGTTCTCTGACCGCCACTCTAGTAGGGTGGCCTGcctcaggagggagggaggcagagatagctcagagggaggcagacgcgcgcgcgcgcacacacacgcacgcacacacacacacacacatacacacacacacacacacacacacacagagtaaatgcAGTATGCTTACCTTCAGCCACCCTACCAATTTTTAATGTTATACGACCACTGCAGTCGTATAATAGGAAACACCTTTACCTGTTGGTTCTGGGTATCAAACGTGTTCAGTAAAGCATTGCCTGGAAGTAAGCTAAGTACTTCCTGAATAAATTAAACtcgaatttaaaaaacaaaaccaaggttaAAATTCCCCCTACCAAGTTCCGGGGCCTTTATTTATACCTGGTATTTCCTCGGCCAGTCCTCAAATATGGGCCGATCGTTGTTCGTTTCTGGAAGTCCCTTGTTTCTCCACTGGGATCGATCCATAGCTATTGATCAGCCCATCAAATAACATCAAGCCACCGGAACCTTTCTCCCAAAGCGGGTACCTTCTCAGTTCTTGCTCCAGTTGCCTATCGTGTCAGTCCATTCTTCTCCCTAACGCCCTCTTATTTCTGCTCTCAGCCCACAGACATCTACTGTCCACCATCCATCACTCCTAATCCACTCAGGCTAACAACTCACCCGCCCCAACATGCCTTCCTTTTGTTGCCGCGGTCCAAGCCGCCGGCCTCTTCCCGTGTTGGCGCCTTACCTTGTAAGTCGCCCAGATACACTTCCCGACCGGCCCTCCAGACACCCCTGTTCCTCTTAGACGCCGTCCCCAGCTCGGGGTCCTCACTCCACCGCCCTCCGAGCTCCTGCGCTCCCTGGGGCCCGCCGCGCTGCCCGTGGGCCCGACCCAGCCCGGCCCGGGAAGCCCCCCAGGCGGCCCCCTCGGGGCACTGCATCGCCCGGGCCGAGCGAGCCGCCCTGCGCCTCTCCCCGCCGCGCGCCGCCCCGGGAGCCCCCCACCCCAGACGGCCCGGATCCCGGCGCTGCCCCGCGTCCCCGGACCCGCCGAGGCCTCACCGTCAGTCACGGCTCCCATGGCgtgcgcggcggcggcggcggcggcggcggcggcggcgcgagATGAGGCGGCGGTTGGCGGCGAAGGTCAAACTCCCACAATGCAGCCGGGTAAACAGTCatggaggaggaggcggcggcgcCCGCGGCCGCCCTCTCCGACTTTTGAGTCGCGCCGcaccgcgccgccgccgccgcggcggACCCGCGCTCGCCGCTCTCCTGGGGCGCGGAGCGGCCGGCGGGTGAAGGGCGAGACGGGCGGGCGCGcgggcgggcggcggcggcggctcggCCCGGGGACACCGCCGTCCCGCCCGGCCCGCGCCCACAGGCCGCCCTGGAGGCCGCGGCCAGCCGCCAGGTGAGCTTCGGGCTGCGCGCGCTCGCGGGGCTCCGCGCCTGACGCTCCAGGTGACCTCTGTCCCGGGCTGCCCGGACCGTGCGCTCCGGTGGGACGGGGGCGCGGCCACTGCCGCCGCGGGTCTCGAACCCGTATTCTTGAGGCGGGCGCGGCAAGCCATCCTCCCTTCCTGAGCTCTGGCGGGTGCTGGCGAAGCGGGGGAAAGAAACTTGGTCACCTGTCTGGGGAGCGTCACTCAGGACCCAGGGCTCAGGTCCCTGCGGTTCTCACCTCTCACCCAGTTCTCCGTCGCTGCTGGAATCCAGAGGGGgtgccttcattttcatactAACTTTGCTTTTCAAAAACTGCTCCTTAAAGGGAAGTTGAAAGtaggtgttgggggggggggcagctgctCATTGCAAACACATTACTTGGGGGTGCGGAATACACATTTCTAGAACACACTGCAGGTTATAGTGTCATCTcttctgaaaaatgaaataaaccaaccccctcccccggaaaaaaaaaaaaaaaaaagcgg
Coding sequences:
- the Thoc7 gene encoding THO complex subunit 7 homolog isoform X3, giving the protein MLSTLSQCEFSMGKTLLVYDMNLREMENYEKIYKEIECSIAGAHEKIAECKKQILQAKRIRKNRQEYDALAKVIQHHPDRHETLKELEALGKELEHLSHIKESVEDKLELRRKQFHVLLSTIHELQQTLENDDKLSEVEEAQESTMEADPKP
- the Thoc7 gene encoding THO complex subunit 7 homolog isoform X1 translates to MINCIHVYTCNNEVIRKRLLIDGDGAGDDRRINLLVKSFIKWCNSGSQEEGYSQYQRMLSTLSQCEFSMGKTLLVYDMNLREMENYEKIYKEIECSIAGAHEKIAECKKQILQAKRIRKNRQEYDALAKVIQHHPDRHETLKELEALGKELEHLSHIKESVEDKLELRRKQFHVLLSTIHELQQTLENDDKLSEVEEAQESTMEADPKP
- the Thoc7 gene encoding THO complex subunit 7 homolog isoform X2 — its product is MGAVTDDEVIRKRLLIDGDGAGDDRRINLLVKSFIKWCNSGSQEEGYSQYQRMLSTLSQCEFSMGKTLLVYDMNLREMENYEKIYKEIECSIAGAHEKIAECKKQILQAKRIRKNRQEYDALAKVIQHHPDRHETLKELEALGKELEHLSHIKESVEDKLELRRKQFHVLLSTIHELQQTLENDDKLSEVEEAQESTMEADPKP